In Janthinobacterium rivuli, a single genomic region encodes these proteins:
- a CDS encoding sigma-54-dependent transcriptional regulator, which produces MFDGLKVLLVEDDPTVREGSEQALQLAGLDVLAFHSAELAYKLLTPDFPGIVVSDVRLPGMSGLELLQAVKTLDANLPVILVTGHGDITMAVHAMRTGAYDFIEKPYSSEQLVDVILRALETRRLTLEVHSLRRQLEDGGGIESRLLGNSVAMRDIRRLILDVADEPADVLIYGDTGTGKEMVARCLHDFSHRRKHNFVAVNCGAIPESIFESEVFGHEPGAFTGAAKRQVGKIEHADQGTFFLDEIESLPLSLQVKLLRVLQERYIERLGSNVPTPVDVRVIAAAKLDLEDLSQQQKFRSDLYYRLNLIVLHLPPLRERREDIPILFEHFVLAAAARYNRAAPVVSSAQMRNLMAHSWPGNVRELRNIADRFVLGIAGGASSLLAAGLASPLSLAEQVNGFERALIEQELRAYSGNVSEVSAVLGLPKQTLYHKMQKYNLVAEEFR; this is translated from the coding sequence ATGTTTGACGGCTTGAAGGTCTTGCTGGTCGAGGACGACCCCACCGTACGCGAAGGCAGCGAGCAGGCACTGCAGCTGGCCGGCCTGGACGTGCTGGCGTTTCACTCGGCCGAGCTGGCCTATAAACTGCTGACGCCGGATTTTCCCGGCATCGTCGTCAGCGACGTGCGCCTGCCCGGCATGAGCGGCCTGGAATTGCTGCAAGCGGTCAAGACGCTCGATGCCAACCTGCCCGTGATCCTCGTCACGGGCCACGGCGACATCACGATGGCCGTGCACGCCATGCGCACGGGCGCCTATGACTTCATCGAAAAGCCGTATTCTTCCGAGCAACTGGTCGACGTCATCCTGCGCGCGCTGGAAACGCGGCGCCTGACCCTGGAAGTGCACAGCCTGCGCCGCCAGCTCGAAGACGGCGGCGGCATCGAATCGCGCCTGCTGGGCAATTCCGTGGCGATGCGCGACATACGGCGTTTGATACTCGACGTTGCCGACGAACCGGCCGACGTGCTGATCTACGGCGACACGGGCACGGGCAAGGAAATGGTGGCGCGCTGCCTGCACGACTTCAGCCACCGCCGCAAGCACAACTTCGTCGCCGTCAACTGCGGCGCGATTCCCGAAAGCATATTCGAAAGCGAAGTCTTCGGCCACGAACCGGGGGCGTTTACGGGCGCTGCCAAGCGGCAGGTGGGCAAGATCGAGCACGCGGATCAGGGCACTTTTTTCCTCGACGAAATCGAATCGCTGCCCCTGTCCTTGCAAGTCAAATTGCTGCGCGTGCTGCAGGAACGCTATATCGAGCGCCTGGGCTCGAACGTGCCCACGCCCGTCGACGTGCGCGTCATCGCGGCGGCCAAGCTGGACCTGGAAGACTTGTCGCAGCAACAGAAATTCCGCAGCGACCTGTACTACCGCCTGAACCTGATCGTGCTGCATTTGCCGCCGCTGCGCGAACGGCGCGAGGATATTCCCATTCTGTTCGAACACTTCGTGCTGGCCGCCGCCGCCCGCTACAACCGTGCCGCGCCCGTGGTCTCCAGCGCGCAGATGCGCAACCTGATGGCCCATTCCTGGCCCGGCAATGTGCGCGAATTGCGCAACATCGCCGACCGCTTCGTGCTGGGCATCGCCGGCGGCGCCTCGAGCCTGCTGGCGGCCGGACTGGCCAGCCCCCTGTCGCTGGCGGAACAGGTCAATGGCTTCGAACGCGCGCTGATCGAGCAGGAACTGCGTGCATATTCCGGCAACGTCAGCGAAGTGAGCGCGGTGCTCGGTTTGCCGAAACAGACCTTGTATCACAAGATGCAGAAGTACAACCTGGTGGCCGAAGAGTTCCGCTAA
- a CDS encoding metallophosphoesterase family protein, with translation MRIAAISDIHGNLDALDAVLADIARRGVDLTVNLGDIVSGHLQPRATATRLMALGLPTIRGNHERQLLGDPARMGVSDAYARAQLLPEQLAWIAALPATLRLRHDVLLVHGTPSSDLVYFLDSVTPQGSRAATPQEVAERAGETDAALILCGHTHMPRQVRLADGRLIVNPGSVGLQAYDDDHGYPHLMENGTPHARYAIAEQGSDGAWTAQLHAVEYDWEKAARLALANGRPDWVTPLRTGRVG, from the coding sequence ATGAGAATCGCCGCCATATCCGATATCCACGGCAACCTGGACGCGCTGGACGCCGTGCTGGCCGACATCGCCCGGCGTGGCGTGGACCTGACCGTCAACCTCGGCGATATCGTCTCGGGCCATCTGCAACCGCGCGCCACGGCAACGCGCCTGATGGCGCTCGGCCTGCCCACCATCCGCGGCAACCACGAGCGCCAACTGCTGGGCGACCCGGCCCGCATGGGCGTCTCGGATGCCTATGCGCGCGCGCAACTGCTGCCGGAGCAACTAGCCTGGATCGCGGCGCTGCCCGCCACCTTGCGCCTGCGGCATGACGTGCTGCTCGTGCATGGCACGCCCAGCAGCGACCTCGTGTATTTTCTCGACAGCGTCACGCCGCAAGGCAGCCGTGCCGCCACGCCGCAAGAGGTGGCCGAACGGGCCGGCGAGACGGACGCCGCGCTGATCCTGTGCGGCCACACGCACATGCCGCGCCAGGTGCGTCTGGCCGATGGGCGGTTGATCGTCAATCCGGGCAGCGTGGGCTTGCAGGCCTACGACGACGACCATGGTTATCCGCACCTGATGGAAAACGGCACGCCGCATGCGCGCTATGCCATCGCCGAACAGGGAAGCGATGGCGCCTGGACGGCGCAGCTGCACGCCGTGGAATATGACTGGGAAAAAGCGGCCCGGCTGGCGCTGGCGAACGGGCGGCCCGACTGGGTCACGCCCTTGCGCACGGGCCGGGTTGGTTGA